A single window of Acidobacteriota bacterium DNA harbors:
- a CDS encoding response regulator, with amino-acid sequence MTAARILVVEDGREYVDGFARLADAKGADAAFVRAGSLTEAREALAQGKPDAVFLDVVFDRTPEAELAGDLDALVARHGGDRARAVRHLATHQGFYVLDALADALAGIRVVLAYDFTGEEKRLASLRERFPAPRWTA; translated from the coding sequence GTGACGGCCGCGCGAATCCTCGTGGTCGAGGACGGGCGCGAGTACGTGGACGGTTTCGCGCGCCTCGCGGACGCGAAAGGCGCGGACGCGGCCTTCGTGCGCGCGGGCAGCCTGACCGAGGCGCGCGAAGCGCTGGCGCAGGGAAAGCCCGACGCGGTCTTCCTCGACGTCGTCTTCGACCGGACGCCGGAAGCGGAACTGGCGGGCGACCTCGACGCGCTCGTCGCGCGCCACGGCGGCGACCGCGCCCGCGCCGTCCGCCACCTCGCAACGCACCAGGGGTTCTACGTCCTCGACGCGCTCGCGGACGCCCTCGCGGGCATCCGCGTCGTCCTCGCGTACGACTTCACGGGGGAAGAAAAGAGATTGGCTTCGCTCCGGGAGCGCTTCCCGGCGCCTCGGTGGACTGCCTGA
- a CDS encoding alpha/beta hydrolase, whose amino-acid sequence MTNAPDATLQTVSIPGPAGRLEGLLRSPAATAGAAVVAHPHPRHGGTMHTKVVQRTAKLLSSRFSLAALRFNFRGVGTSEGTYDDLRGETDDVVAAGTWMRGRQPNGPFVVSGFSFGSLCALHASPRLAPDVLFLIGLPIDRWDGAAPAAEPWRVVWIQGEDDEFSPLSKARSVAGARGWTFLSVPGADHFFAGKLHEFEKTAGDALGQALTGV is encoded by the coding sequence GTGACAAACGCCCCGGACGCGACGCTCCAGACCGTGTCGATCCCGGGCCCCGCGGGGCGGCTCGAGGGGCTTCTCAGGTCCCCGGCCGCAACCGCAGGCGCCGCGGTCGTCGCCCATCCCCACCCCCGGCACGGCGGGACGATGCACACGAAGGTCGTCCAGCGCACGGCGAAGCTTCTTTCGAGCCGGTTTTCCCTCGCCGCGCTGCGCTTCAACTTCCGGGGAGTCGGGACGTCCGAAGGGACGTACGACGACCTCCGCGGAGAGACGGACGACGTCGTCGCGGCGGGAACGTGGATGCGCGGGCGTCAGCCGAACGGGCCATTCGTCGTCTCGGGCTTTTCCTTCGGGTCCCTTTGCGCGCTCCACGCGTCTCCACGTCTCGCTCCCGACGTTCTCTTTCTGATTGGACTGCCGATCGACCGGTGGGACGGCGCGGCGCCCGCCGCGGAGCCCTGGCGCGTCGTGTGGATCCAGGGCGAGGACGACGAGTTCAGTCCCCTCTCGAAGGCCCGGAGCGTCGCCGGCGCGCGCGGCTGGACGTTTCTCTCCGTGCCCGGCGCGGACCATTTCTTCGCGGGGAAGCTGCACGAGTTCGAGAAGACGGCAGGCGACGCGCTCGGGCAAGCGCTCACAGGAGTCTGA
- a CDS encoding AMMECR1 family protein has protein sequence MVEENERDLLRKVASAAVARAMGLRGALAPAIPEGSALLRPASVFVTWVKDGRVRGRSGAAATASPLHILVEQHAVEALLHDPRVPPATAKELPRYTPQISVLSTFEEILSSSEVLVGTHGVVAEKGKRWGVVLPQDAEGLSWDADRLLGQACLRAGLPEESWKSAGSVRLRRFTAETF, from the coding sequence ATGGTCGAAGAGAACGAGAGAGATCTGCTCAGAAAGGTCGCGTCTGCGGCCGTCGCGCGCGCGATGGGCCTGCGCGGCGCGCTCGCGCCCGCCATCCCCGAGGGGAGCGCGCTTCTCAGGCCGGCGTCCGTCTTCGTCACCTGGGTGAAGGACGGACGCGTGCGCGGCAGAAGCGGAGCGGCCGCCACGGCATCGCCTCTTCACATCCTCGTGGAGCAACACGCGGTAGAAGCGCTTCTCCACGACCCGCGCGTCCCACCCGCAACCGCGAAGGAACTCCCGCGCTACACGCCACAGATCTCCGTTCTCTCCACCTTCGAAGAAATCCTCTCTTCCTCCGAAGTCCTCGTGGGGACGCACGGAGTCGTTGCCGAGAAGGGAAAACGGTGGGGAGTCGTCCTGCCGCAGGACGCGGAAGGGCTGAGCTGGGACGCCGACCGCCTCCTCGGGCAGGCCTGCCTGAGGGCGGGCCTGCCCGAGGAAAGCTGGAAGTCGGCAGGGTCGGTCCGTCTCCGCCGGTTCACGGCCGAGACGTTCTGA
- a CDS encoding FKBP-type peptidyl-prolyl cis-trans isomerase: MRRFFIASGLTLSLALPAAAQDAKPAAPKAPAKAVAGAPASEADKTLYALGLVISRNLMGFKLSAAELAVVSQGLSDGVLGKTPKVDIETYGPKLNELAKSRMTAAAAGEKKAGAAFLEKEAAQPGAKKQASGFVYKETKAGTGATPKPTDKVKVHYKGTLIDGTVFDSSIDRNEPVTFPLNGVIPCWTQGVQLMKEGGSARLVCPSELAYGDEGRPPRIKGGATLVFEVQLLSIEKDAPPAAAAPAPKK, encoded by the coding sequence ATGCGGCGATTCTTCATCGCCTCCGGTCTCACCCTGTCCCTGGCGCTCCCGGCCGCCGCCCAGGACGCCAAGCCCGCGGCCCCGAAAGCGCCGGCCAAGGCCGTCGCCGGCGCACCCGCGAGCGAAGCCGACAAGACGCTCTACGCGCTCGGCCTCGTCATCTCCCGCAACCTCATGGGCTTCAAGCTCTCCGCCGCGGAGCTCGCGGTCGTTTCGCAGGGGCTCTCCGACGGCGTCCTCGGCAAGACGCCGAAAGTCGACATCGAGACGTACGGCCCGAAGCTGAACGAGCTCGCCAAGAGCCGCATGACGGCCGCCGCCGCGGGCGAGAAGAAGGCCGGCGCCGCGTTCCTCGAGAAGGAAGCGGCCCAGCCCGGCGCGAAGAAGCAGGCGTCCGGCTTCGTCTACAAGGAGACGAAGGCGGGCACCGGCGCGACGCCGAAGCCGACCGACAAGGTCAAGGTCCACTACAAGGGCACGCTGATCGACGGCACCGTCTTCGACAGCTCGATCGACCGCAACGAGCCCGTCACCTTCCCGCTCAACGGCGTCATCCCCTGCTGGACGCAGGGCGTGCAGCTCATGAAGGAAGGCGGCTCGGCCCGTCTCGTCTGCCCGTCCGAGCTCGCCTACGGCGACGAAGGCCGCCCGCCGCGCATCAAGGGCGGCGCCACGCTCGTGTTCGAGGTCCAGCTCCTCTCGATCGAGAAGGACGCGCCGCCCGCCGCGGCCGCTCCCGCCCCGAAGAAGTAA
- a CDS encoding RNA methyltransferase, producing MGAIVRCAEAFGVTGVVLTPGSAWPFSPRALRASAGSALRVPIVPRVAPSDAIAWARALGASLAGAEAHGGEPPGTAAKVRPLVLVLGSEGHGISPELEIALDRRLTLPLGGNVESLNASVAAGLLLFVLSRP from the coding sequence GTGGGCGCGATCGTGCGCTGCGCCGAGGCGTTCGGCGTGACGGGCGTCGTCCTGACGCCGGGCTCTGCATGGCCGTTCTCGCCGCGCGCGCTGCGCGCGTCGGCCGGCAGCGCGCTGCGCGTGCCGATCGTCCCGCGCGTCGCGCCCTCCGACGCGATCGCGTGGGCGCGCGCGCTCGGCGCGTCCCTGGCCGGCGCCGAGGCGCACGGCGGCGAGCCGCCGGGGACCGCCGCGAAGGTGCGTCCCCTCGTCCTCGTCCTGGGCTCGGAGGGGCACGGGATCTCGCCCGAGCTCGAAATCGCGCTCGACCGCCGGCTCACGCTCCCGCTCGGAGGAAACGTCGAATCCCTGAACGCCTCGGTCGCCGCGGGATTGCTGCTTTTCGTTCTCAGCCGGCCCTGA
- a CDS encoding pyridoxal phosphate-dependent aminotransferase → MRFASRASRVAASATLEVMRTAAALRASGVDVLDLGPGEPDFPTPDFVKAAGISAIQSGFTRYTDASGTPELRAAIAERYAREWKAPWGPADVVVTNGGKQALHTAILALFEEGDDVLVPVPYWVSFPEMVTLAGARPVFVPTSQENGFRLTASDVEAAATPATRGILVNSPTNPSGAVIEPAEIEKIVRLCAARGWMFLFDECYDRFVFEGRHLSAAALAAEFPETVVLAGTFSKTYAMTGWRVGYACAARPVAEMIGRIVGHATSNVCSVAQAAALEALRRPDESAKAIERMLAEYRRRRAYLIPALNALPGFRCTPPGGTFYAFPDVSAWYGKTVGGVAVTGSASFAKALLDGAAVAVTPGSAFGEDRCVRISFATSMERLEEALKRLRGVLG, encoded by the coding sequence ATGAGATTTGCGAGCCGCGCGTCCCGCGTCGCCGCGTCGGCGACCCTCGAAGTCATGAGGACCGCCGCCGCGCTGCGGGCGAGCGGGGTGGACGTCCTCGACCTCGGCCCCGGCGAGCCGGACTTCCCGACGCCCGACTTCGTGAAGGCCGCCGGGATCTCCGCGATCCAGTCCGGTTTCACCCGCTACACGGACGCGTCCGGCACGCCCGAGCTGCGCGCCGCCATCGCGGAGCGCTACGCGCGCGAGTGGAAGGCTCCGTGGGGGCCGGCCGACGTCGTCGTGACGAACGGCGGCAAGCAGGCGCTCCACACGGCGATCCTCGCGCTCTTCGAGGAGGGGGACGACGTCCTCGTCCCCGTCCCATACTGGGTGTCGTTCCCGGAGATGGTCACGCTCGCCGGGGCGCGCCCGGTCTTCGTCCCGACGTCGCAGGAGAACGGCTTCCGCCTCACGGCATCGGACGTCGAGGCCGCGGCGACGCCCGCGACGCGCGGAATCCTCGTGAACTCGCCGACGAACCCGTCGGGCGCCGTCATCGAACCCGCCGAGATCGAGAAGATCGTGCGCCTGTGCGCCGCGCGCGGCTGGATGTTCCTCTTCGACGAGTGCTATGACCGGTTCGTCTTCGAGGGCAGGCACCTCTCGGCAGCCGCGCTCGCCGCCGAATTCCCGGAAACGGTGGTCCTCGCGGGCACGTTCAGCAAGACGTACGCGATGACGGGCTGGCGGGTGGGTTACGCGTGCGCCGCGAGGCCCGTCGCCGAGATGATCGGCCGGATCGTCGGCCACGCGACGTCCAACGTGTGCTCCGTTGCGCAGGCCGCCGCACTCGAGGCCCTTCGCCGCCCCGACGAGAGCGCGAAGGCGATCGAGAGGATGCTGGCCGAGTACCGGCGCCGCCGTGCGTACCTGATCCCGGCGCTGAACGCGCTGCCGGGCTTCCGGTGCACGCCGCCCGGCGGGACGTTCTACGCATTCCCGGACGTGTCCGCCTGGTACGGGAAGACCGTCGGCGGTGTCGCGGTCACGGGCTCGGCGTCGTTCGCGAAGGCGCTCCTCGACGGCGCCGCCGTCGCCGTGACGCCCGGCTCGGCGTTCGGCGAGGACCGCTGCGTCCGGATCTCCTTCGCGACGTCCATGGAGCGCCTCGAGGAGGCCCTGAAGCGGCTCCGCGGCGTCCTCGGTTGA
- a CDS encoding GGDEF domain-containing protein — translation MTLSAGQIAALFCALTAAAFGLVALTLVVASRARRTLALYSALAFATAAVLVLPIVRPDRPHALDNASAVLVAALAAGLLYDLGQGSRRTRAFLFAAASVLALAGLAETAQRHAFLLARTVVPPLGAGFILFTVLLLPTVADEERRLFARATTDPLTGLLNRAAFRERARAEIARAERTGRPLAVAMLDLDHFKAFNDAHGHPAGDAALSAVAGAITRTIRAIDLAGRYGGEEFVLLLVEADAVAAVRALERLRKSVASLEPPRIARPITISAGIAVHVPPFEHSTLEGLVARADATLYAAKEAGRNKVMVEAPSRPAAASDVVYR, via the coding sequence ATGACGCTCTCGGCCGGGCAGATTGCCGCGCTTTTCTGCGCGCTCACGGCGGCCGCTTTCGGGCTCGTGGCGCTCACGCTCGTGGTCGCCTCCCGGGCCCGGCGGACCCTCGCGCTCTATTCGGCTCTCGCGTTCGCGACCGCGGCCGTCCTCGTCCTCCCGATCGTCCGGCCCGACAGGCCCCACGCGCTCGACAACGCGTCCGCGGTCCTCGTCGCCGCCCTCGCCGCAGGGCTTCTCTACGACCTCGGCCAGGGCTCGCGCCGGACCCGGGCGTTTCTCTTCGCGGCCGCGAGCGTCCTCGCGCTGGCCGGCCTTGCCGAGACGGCCCAGCGGCACGCGTTTCTCCTCGCGCGCACCGTCGTCCCGCCGCTCGGCGCGGGCTTCATCCTGTTCACGGTGCTCCTCCTGCCGACGGTCGCGGACGAGGAGCGCCGGCTCTTCGCCCGGGCCACGACGGACCCTCTCACGGGCCTCCTGAACCGCGCCGCGTTCCGCGAGCGGGCGCGCGCGGAGATCGCCCGCGCCGAGCGGACGGGCCGGCCGCTCGCGGTGGCGATGCTCGACCTCGACCACTTCAAGGCCTTCAACGACGCGCACGGGCACCCGGCGGGCGACGCCGCGCTCTCGGCCGTCGCGGGAGCGATCACGCGCACGATCCGCGCGATCGACCTCGCGGGCCGCTACGGCGGCGAGGAATTCGTCCTGCTGCTCGTCGAGGCCGACGCCGTCGCGGCCGTGCGCGCGCTCGAGCGCCTCCGCAAGTCCGTCGCGTCGCTCGAGCCCCCGCGGATCGCCCGGCCGATCACGATCTCGGCGGGCATCGCGGTCCACGTGCCGCCGTTCGAGCACTCGACGCTCGAGGGGCTCGTCGCACGCGCCGACGCGACGCTCTACGCGGCCAAGGAAGCGGGCCGAAACAAGGTCATGGTCGAGGCGCCCTCCCGGCCGGCGGCCGCCTCCGACGTCGTCTACCGCTGA
- a CDS encoding S9 family peptidase: protein MAAAAVLFSAPPATSATSYKLPPKEVVQMLDAPGPPQARLSPVGDAALLVEIEQNPPLSVVAEPFLRLAGVRLVPARGAQQHLLSASGLTVLSLPEGRKTRVVLPAGARIGMPVFSPDGNVFAFTRDTDDRTELWLGETKSGAVSSVAGVRVNDVAGEALHFSNDGKTLWILAVPQDRKPAPPEPAVPQGPAIEETAGKTAPTATFQDLLKSSRDEDLFEHFATSQIVKLDVASRRSAAVGAPGLFTRLDPSPDGRYLLVARMKRPFSYRVPYREFPHALEIWDGAGRVLRVVADLPLADQTPRQGVPTGPRHVEWQPMEEASLFWTEALDGGDPLRKVPFRESLRTLRAPFAGDGREVRQLVHRLQGVEWTVTPGTAVVTEFDRSRRWRTTSVIDLDNASTPARALFDLSAQDAYKDPGRFVTGTSRRGRRTILQEGVVAFLSGEGATPDGAQPFLDAVDLSSGQTRRLFKSSGDALERFVGFLGENRTKIVIRRESPSEPPNLWLVDLAQHTRAKLTDFKDPAPQFAGVKKEILKYTRADGVALSGTLYLPAGYEAGKRLPCLVWAYPLEYSDAGTAGQVRASPNSFTRPMGASPLFFLTQGWAVLMDATMPVVGDPEKMNDTYVDQITGAAKATIDALDARGVVDRRKVVVAGHSYGAFMTANLLAHSDLFAAGIARSGAYNRTLTPFGFQTERRSLWEAPETYLKLSPFMVADKIKAPLLLIHGEADNNSGTFPIQSERLYVAIQGTGGTARLVLLPFEGHGYRARESVLHTLAEMLDWGARWTADKPASPPN, encoded by the coding sequence ATGGCCGCCGCGGCGGTCCTCTTTTCAGCCCCGCCCGCGACCTCTGCGACCTCCTACAAGCTGCCCCCGAAGGAAGTCGTTCAGATGCTCGACGCCCCCGGCCCGCCGCAGGCGCGGCTGAGCCCCGTCGGCGATGCGGCTCTCCTCGTCGAGATCGAGCAGAACCCGCCCCTCTCCGTCGTCGCCGAGCCGTTCCTCAGGCTCGCCGGCGTGCGACTCGTGCCGGCACGCGGCGCTCAGCAGCACCTCCTGTCGGCGTCCGGCCTCACGGTGCTCTCCCTTCCGGAAGGCCGGAAGACCCGAGTCGTCCTCCCCGCGGGCGCGCGTATCGGGATGCCCGTGTTCTCTCCGGACGGCAACGTGTTCGCGTTCACGCGCGATACCGACGACCGGACGGAGCTGTGGCTCGGCGAGACGAAGTCGGGCGCCGTCTCCTCCGTGGCCGGGGTCCGCGTGAACGACGTCGCGGGCGAGGCCCTGCATTTTTCGAACGACGGGAAGACCCTGTGGATCCTCGCGGTCCCGCAGGATCGCAAGCCGGCGCCGCCCGAGCCCGCGGTGCCGCAGGGGCCGGCGATCGAGGAGACGGCCGGGAAGACCGCCCCGACGGCCACGTTCCAGGACCTCCTGAAGAGCTCGCGGGACGAGGATCTCTTCGAGCACTTTGCGACGTCGCAGATCGTGAAACTGGACGTGGCGTCGAGGCGCTCCGCGGCCGTCGGCGCACCGGGCCTCTTCACGCGTCTCGACCCGTCTCCGGACGGGCGGTATCTCCTCGTGGCGCGGATGAAGCGGCCGTTCTCGTACCGCGTCCCGTACCGCGAATTCCCCCACGCCCTGGAGATCTGGGACGGGGCGGGCCGCGTCCTGCGCGTCGTGGCCGATCTCCCGCTGGCCGACCAGACGCCGCGGCAGGGCGTCCCGACGGGTCCGCGCCACGTCGAGTGGCAGCCCATGGAAGAAGCTTCGCTCTTCTGGACGGAGGCCCTCGACGGCGGCGACCCGCTCCGGAAGGTCCCGTTCCGCGAATCGCTGCGCACGCTGCGCGCCCCCTTCGCGGGCGACGGGCGGGAAGTCCGCCAGCTCGTCCACCGGCTGCAGGGCGTCGAGTGGACCGTGACGCCGGGAACGGCGGTCGTGACCGAGTTCGACCGCAGCCGCCGCTGGCGGACGACGTCGGTGATCGACCTCGACAACGCCTCCACGCCGGCGCGCGCCCTCTTCGACCTGTCCGCGCAGGACGCGTACAAGGACCCGGGCCGTTTCGTCACCGGGACGTCGCGCCGCGGCCGCCGGACGATCCTGCAGGAAGGCGTCGTGGCGTTCCTCTCCGGCGAGGGCGCGACGCCGGACGGCGCCCAGCCGTTTCTCGACGCCGTGGACCTTTCCAGCGGGCAGACGCGCCGCCTCTTCAAGTCGTCCGGCGACGCGCTGGAGCGCTTCGTGGGGTTCCTCGGGGAGAACCGGACGAAGATCGTGATCCGGCGCGAGAGCCCGTCCGAGCCCCCGAACCTCTGGCTGGTCGACCTCGCGCAGCACACGCGCGCGAAGCTCACCGACTTCAAGGACCCCGCGCCGCAGTTCGCCGGCGTGAAGAAGGAGATCCTCAAGTACACGCGCGCCGACGGCGTCGCCCTCTCGGGCACGCTCTACCTGCCCGCGGGCTACGAGGCCGGCAAGCGCCTCCCATGCCTCGTGTGGGCGTATCCGCTGGAGTACTCGGACGCCGGCACGGCCGGGCAGGTGCGCGCCTCGCCGAACTCGTTCACGCGGCCCATGGGCGCCTCGCCGCTCTTCTTCCTGACGCAGGGTTGGGCCGTCCTCATGGATGCGACGATGCCCGTCGTCGGCGACCCCGAGAAGATGAACGACACGTACGTCGACCAGATCACGGGCGCCGCGAAGGCGACGATCGACGCGCTGGACGCCCGGGGCGTCGTGGACCGGAGGAAGGTCGTCGTCGCGGGCCACAGCTACGGCGCGTTCATGACGGCGAACCTCCTCGCGCACAGCGACCTCTTCGCGGCCGGCATCGCGCGCAGCGGCGCCTACAACCGCACGCTCACGCCGTTCGGCTTCCAGACCGAGCGCCGCAGCCTCTGGGAGGCGCCCGAGACGTACCTCAAGCTCTCGCCGTTCATGGTGGCGGACAAGATCAAGGCGCCGCTGCTTCTGATCCACGGCGAGGCCGACAACAACTCGGGCACGTTTCCGATCCAGTCCGAGCGCCTCTACGTTGCGATCCAGGGCACCGGCGGCACTGCGCGCCTCGTACTCCTCCCGTTCGAGGGGCACGGTTACCGGGCGCGCGAGAGCGTGCTCCACACGCTGGCCGAGATGCTGGACTGGGGCGCGCGCTGGACGGCGGACAAGCCGGCGTCTCCGCCGAACTAG
- a CDS encoding AMP-binding protein gives MRRSEEKKEKKKIFLEGEEGMTTGGAHDRLLGSLTRRAAHPAVVWGGRSHSFEEMHRWASGYAAHLESLGIRRGDRVAVFAETCPELIAAFIGHLQSGVIHVPINTRYKADEARHILEDSGAVAVLMGAESEESTEVLREILRMKELPGLRHVFSVADAFPATGPSPSSPSKRIFSSVPPRKDEDIATLIYTSGTTGKSKGVALSYRALADNTASVTGLWRFAPEDRLLLALPLFHVHGLVLGVTGMLVNGLTLLLEPRFDPARVVEAFAREGATVFMGVPTMYVRLLEHLDAHPEAAAALRKARLFTAGSAPLPAADFEAFRAKTGHAILERYGMSETLFTLSNPYGGERRPGTVGRPTPGSSVRIVDDDGRDAADGELGEIVVKSDGMMSAYWGREADTAASFRDGWFLTGDVARRAPDGSVTIVGRKSVDVIKSGGYKIAAREIEDVLRRHPKVKDAAVVGLEDRVWGQRIAAALVLADGCEPGAACAEVAAFAAEHLADYKKPRDVVALPELPRNALGKVQKHLLAKAFPPKP, from the coding sequence ATGCGTCGGTCTGAAGAGAAGAAAGAGAAGAAGAAGATCTTCTTAGAAGGTGAAGAGGGCATGACCACCGGCGGCGCCCATGATCGACTTCTCGGCTCGCTGACGCGCCGCGCGGCGCATCCGGCTGTCGTGTGGGGCGGCCGCTCTCACTCATTCGAAGAGATGCACCGGTGGGCGAGCGGCTACGCTGCCCACCTGGAGTCCCTCGGCATCCGCCGCGGCGACCGCGTGGCGGTGTTCGCGGAGACGTGCCCCGAGCTGATTGCCGCCTTCATCGGCCACCTCCAGTCCGGCGTCATCCACGTCCCGATCAACACGCGCTACAAGGCCGACGAAGCGCGGCACATCCTCGAGGACTCCGGAGCGGTGGCGGTGCTGATGGGAGCCGAGAGTGAAGAGAGCACCGAGGTTCTAAGAGAGATTCTTAGAATGAAAGAGCTGCCGGGGTTGCGCCACGTGTTTTCCGTGGCCGATGCGTTCCCCGCCACGGGGCCCTCCCCCTCTTCACCTTCTAAGAGAATCTTCTCTTCGGTTCCTCCCCGAAAAGACGAAGACATCGCCACACTCATCTACACGTCGGGCACGACAGGCAAGAGCAAGGGTGTCGCTCTGTCGTACCGAGCCCTTGCCGACAACACGGCGTCCGTGACGGGCCTCTGGCGTTTCGCGCCCGAGGATCGCCTGCTGCTCGCTCTGCCGCTCTTTCACGTCCACGGCCTCGTCCTTGGCGTAACCGGCATGCTCGTCAACGGCCTGACGCTCCTCCTCGAGCCCCGCTTCGATCCTGCGCGCGTCGTCGAGGCTTTCGCGAGGGAGGGCGCCACCGTCTTCATGGGCGTGCCGACGATGTACGTCCGCCTGCTCGAGCACCTCGACGCGCATCCGGAAGCCGCCGCCGCGCTGCGGAAGGCCCGCCTCTTCACGGCCGGCAGCGCTCCCCTGCCCGCGGCCGACTTCGAGGCGTTCCGCGCGAAGACGGGTCACGCGATCCTCGAGCGCTACGGGATGAGCGAGACGCTCTTCACGCTCTCCAACCCCTACGGCGGAGAGCGCCGGCCGGGCACCGTGGGTCGTCCGACGCCGGGTAGCTCGGTGCGCATCGTGGACGACGACGGACGCGACGCCGCCGACGGCGAGCTGGGCGAGATCGTCGTGAAGAGCGACGGGATGATGAGCGCCTACTGGGGCCGGGAGGCCGATACGGCCGCGTCGTTCCGCGACGGCTGGTTCCTCACGGGCGACGTCGCGCGCCGCGCGCCGGATGGATCCGTGACGATCGTGGGTCGCAAATCCGTGGACGTCATCAAGAGCGGCGGCTACAAGATCGCCGCGCGGGAGATCGAGGACGTGCTCCGGCGCCACCCGAAGGTGAAGGACGCCGCGGTCGTCGGCCTCGAGGACCGCGTCTGGGGCCAGCGGATCGCCGCGGCGCTCGTTCTCGCCGACGGCTGCGAGCCCGGCGCGGCCTGCGCCGAGGTGGCGGCCTTCGCGGCGGAGCACCTCGCGGACTACAAGAAGCCGCGCGACGTCGTCGCCCTGCCGGAGCTGCCGCGCAACGCCCTCGGGAAGGTGCAGAAGCACCTCCTTGCGAAGGCGTTCCCGCCGAAGCCCTAG